The Neorhodopirellula lusitana genome contains a region encoding:
- a CDS encoding fused MFS/spermidine synthase: MPTFDSTLQSTAQPSAVSTLRPDTFQDARKVEESSKVEGSGGVKATPWFVFAMATLLGAFLVFQVQPVISKCVLPWFGGTPAVWTTCLLFFQVLLFGGYLYAHCLRRFLPPAVQGVVHLGLLIVAALSLPIHPSDAWKPIGTEDPTWTLLMLLAAHVALPYFVLSSTGPLVQAWLSYEKQDRSVYRLYALSNAGSLVALLSYPFVVEPWLSVSQQSQFWSLAFCLFVIVDGWIAIGLFRRRSRQQANVSSSTSVNAECSAIHPATYCTWVALPAFASMMLLVITTHVCQDIAVIPFLWVVPLSLYLMTFIISFDSPTWYRPKLIAGMTALAFVVIGMIDWAPASARMPIEAVSYLFILFGVCLLCHGETARSQPSTNHLTLYYALISCGGAIGGLTIAVACPFLFQDYRELPVAMLVSMGIVAMAFMNARTWMAKSCDWKSSRFLSVGISCLVLVVSGWTLANERSDTIDQRRNFFGVLRVEQDERRIQLVHGNTIHGVQLRGENHATATSYYGTQSGIGQTIQRMQREQPSLQMGVVGLGCGVLATYGREEDTMDLFEINSAVVDIAKEHFTFLRDCSSSVRHVLGDGRLLLEREDDAKYDLLVLDAFSSDAIPAHLLTLEAMQLYRSKLKPDGVLAIHLSNNHLDLVPLTHRLARHIGLDSREVRSQADAVTCTRSARWVIATARSETFWDDESMATAIEPTQEILDQAPFWTDQHHNLASVLNWTL; encoded by the coding sequence ATGCCCACCTTTGATTCGACTCTTCAGTCAACTGCTCAGCCTTCTGCTGTTTCCACCCTTCGCCCAGACACCTTTCAGGATGCCCGCAAGGTCGAGGAATCCAGCAAGGTCGAGGGTTCCGGTGGGGTGAAGGCCACGCCTTGGTTTGTGTTCGCCATGGCGACGTTGCTCGGTGCCTTCCTGGTTTTTCAAGTTCAGCCCGTGATCAGCAAGTGTGTGCTGCCGTGGTTTGGTGGAACGCCAGCGGTTTGGACGACCTGTTTGTTGTTTTTTCAAGTTTTGCTTTTCGGCGGGTATCTCTATGCCCATTGCCTAAGACGCTTTTTGCCGCCTGCGGTTCAAGGGGTTGTGCATCTGGGGTTGCTGATCGTCGCGGCCCTTTCGCTGCCGATTCACCCAAGCGATGCATGGAAACCGATTGGAACGGAAGACCCGACTTGGACGCTGTTGATGTTGTTGGCCGCTCACGTGGCCTTGCCGTACTTTGTGTTGTCCAGCACGGGACCGCTCGTTCAAGCTTGGCTGAGCTACGAGAAACAGGATCGCAGTGTTTATCGCCTGTATGCACTGTCCAACGCCGGTTCCTTGGTCGCGTTGTTGAGCTATCCGTTCGTCGTTGAGCCCTGGTTGTCGGTCAGCCAGCAATCGCAGTTTTGGTCGCTAGCATTTTGCTTGTTTGTGATTGTTGATGGCTGGATTGCGATCGGGCTGTTTCGACGTCGAAGTCGTCAACAAGCCAACGTTTCCTCAAGCACATCCGTGAATGCCGAGTGTTCCGCGATTCATCCCGCCACATATTGCACTTGGGTGGCTTTGCCAGCGTTCGCGTCGATGATGTTGTTGGTGATCACAACGCATGTTTGTCAGGACATCGCAGTGATTCCGTTCTTGTGGGTGGTGCCTCTGAGTTTGTACTTGATGACGTTCATCATCAGTTTCGATTCACCGACTTGGTATCGCCCCAAGTTGATTGCCGGCATGACGGCATTGGCGTTTGTGGTAATCGGAATGATCGATTGGGCGCCCGCATCCGCCCGGATGCCGATCGAGGCGGTCAGCTATCTGTTCATTTTGTTCGGTGTCTGTTTGTTGTGTCACGGGGAGACCGCTCGCAGTCAACCTTCGACCAACCATTTGACGCTGTACTACGCATTGATCTCGTGCGGTGGTGCGATCGGTGGTTTGACGATCGCTGTCGCTTGCCCGTTCTTGTTCCAAGACTATCGCGAATTGCCGGTTGCCATGTTAGTGTCGATGGGGATCGTGGCGATGGCGTTCATGAATGCTCGGACATGGATGGCCAAGTCTTGCGATTGGAAGTCGTCTCGCTTTTTGAGCGTGGGGATCAGCTGTTTGGTGTTGGTTGTGTCCGGTTGGACGCTGGCAAACGAGCGAAGTGACACGATCGACCAACGCCGCAACTTCTTTGGTGTCTTACGTGTCGAGCAGGATGAACGCCGAATTCAACTGGTGCACGGGAATACGATCCATGGTGTGCAGTTGCGTGGCGAGAACCATGCGACGGCGACCTCGTACTACGGAACTCAAAGCGGGATTGGTCAAACGATCCAGCGGATGCAACGCGAGCAACCAAGCCTGCAGATGGGCGTGGTCGGCTTGGGGTGTGGTGTCTTGGCAACCTACGGTCGTGAAGAGGACACGATGGATTTGTTTGAGATCAATTCCGCGGTCGTTGATATTGCCAAAGAACATTTCACGTTCTTGCGAGACTGCTCATCCAGCGTTCGTCACGTGCTGGGCGACGGTCGTTTGTTGTTGGAACGTGAAGACGATGCGAAGTACGACTTATTGGTTTTGGACGCATTCAGCAGCGATGCGATTCCGGCGCACTTGTTGACGCTTGAGGCGATGCAGTTGTATCGCTCGAAGCTAAAACCAGACGGTGTTCTGGCGATTCACTTGTCGAACAATCACCTGGACCTTGTTCCGTTGACGCACCGGCTTGCCCGCCACATCGGGCTGGACAGTCGGGAGGTTCGCAGCCAAGCGGATGCGGTGACCTGCACGCGTTCGGCACGATGGGTGATCGCGACCGCACGCAGCGAAACGTTCTGGGATGACGAGTCGATGGCGACTGCGATCGAGCCCACTCAAGAGATCTTGGATCAGGCTCCGTTTTGGACCGACCAGCACCACAACCTTGCCAGCGTCCTGAACTGGACGCTGTAG
- a CDS encoding cytochrome c gives MNAAPHNTPSARTSTQSRIQRPIATSGPLPSNQLVRRAGLSLWLIAACLVALSILSGCAPEPKPIAFEPNLVHAMKYQIKEGMPMEQASEDAFWIVTEMFGTPEDPKLPAIVTEDEDLAQVVSVDNLKRASGRIGESGRGLYQTHCVTCHGVTGNGRGELSSTMSPYPRDYRKGVFKFKSTDRGEKPTREDLAKLIKNGINGSRMVAIPNLTDEDVQALVDYVIYLSWRGELERSLIDDAVYELDLESGDRVINPNDRNSTDEELKETFDDSWELAEDFALEIGEAWMEAPDAVVEVPEAPEGIIVTNSHEEFVQIANSDQADELAKSVARGAMLFKGKIASCSKCHGEKGLGDGQNTDYDDWTKEWTIGIGIKPENRDELVSLMARGALPPINAQPRNFQQGAFHGGSTAADLFRRITIGIEGSPMPAVTFVDGEFEEEDVWHLINFIRSLQTAEPAEGASPTPAAKPDAAQSVSL, from the coding sequence ATGAACGCTGCTCCCCACAACACCCCGTCCGCCAGGACCTCGACCCAATCCCGCATCCAACGTCCAATCGCGACATCAGGGCCGCTACCCAGTAACCAATTGGTCCGTCGAGCCGGGTTATCCCTGTGGCTTATCGCCGCATGTCTGGTCGCTCTCAGCATCCTATCGGGCTGTGCTCCAGAGCCGAAACCAATCGCTTTCGAACCGAACTTGGTACACGCGATGAAGTACCAGATTAAGGAAGGGATGCCGATGGAGCAGGCCAGCGAAGATGCGTTCTGGATCGTCACGGAAATGTTCGGTACCCCCGAAGATCCTAAACTGCCCGCCATCGTGACCGAAGACGAAGACCTCGCCCAAGTCGTTTCAGTCGATAACCTCAAGCGAGCTTCCGGCCGAATCGGCGAATCGGGACGGGGTCTCTACCAAACGCACTGCGTCACCTGTCACGGAGTCACCGGCAACGGACGCGGCGAACTTTCGTCAACGATGAGCCCCTACCCACGTGACTACCGCAAGGGTGTCTTTAAGTTCAAGTCGACCGACCGAGGCGAAAAACCAACCCGCGAAGATCTTGCAAAACTGATCAAGAATGGCATCAACGGTTCCCGCATGGTCGCGATCCCCAACCTGACCGACGAAGATGTCCAGGCATTGGTCGACTACGTCATCTATCTGTCATGGCGTGGTGAACTGGAACGCTCGCTAATCGACGATGCGGTTTACGAACTCGATCTCGAATCAGGCGACCGAGTCATCAATCCAAACGATCGCAATTCGACCGATGAAGAGTTGAAAGAAACCTTCGATGACTCTTGGGAATTGGCCGAAGACTTTGCATTGGAAATCGGCGAGGCTTGGATGGAAGCACCTGACGCGGTCGTGGAAGTCCCGGAAGCTCCCGAAGGCATCATCGTCACCAATTCGCACGAAGAGTTTGTCCAAATCGCCAACAGCGACCAAGCTGACGAACTAGCCAAGTCGGTCGCTCGCGGTGCCATGTTGTTCAAGGGCAAAATCGCTTCGTGCAGCAAATGCCACGGCGAAAAAGGATTGGGCGACGGCCAAAATACCGACTACGACGACTGGACCAAAGAATGGACCATCGGAATTGGCATCAAACCAGAAAACCGCGACGAGTTGGTTTCCTTGATGGCCCGAGGTGCGTTGCCACCCATTAACGCCCAGCCACGTAACTTCCAACAAGGCGCTTTCCACGGTGGTTCGACCGCTGCGGATCTATTCCGTCGTATCACTATTGGAATCGAAGGATCACCGATGCCAGCCGTCACGTTTGTCGATGGCGAATTTGAAGAGGAAGATGTCTGGCACCTGATCAATTTCATTCGCTCGCTGCAAACAGCCGAACCGGCGGAAGGTGCCTCACCGACTCCTGCGGCGAAGCCGGACGCAGCCCAGTCTGTCAGCCTCTAA
- a CDS encoding 1-acyl-sn-glycerol-3-phosphate acyltransferase, translating into MTVILDRPYEFVPPYHGNLWPTMIQKLRLIDRHLARRENVIDCEIRHADRFAESIAAGHSVLLTPNHCRYADPIVLGWLGREVNTHLFAMASWHLFNTTSFEAFALRRMGAFSIFREGNDRQAIEAAINILISGERPLMLFPEGTTNRTNDLLKPLLEGVTFIARTAAKKRAKLNGGRVVVHPVGLKYLCIGDACAWADEQLRQLERALSWQPSPKSLAPNDLLPRLLRVSEAYLALKEIEHVGKASAGDLRPRRDALIEHLLTQCESRYDLSVPSTDGVRDRVRRIRSAVSTTYFALPASEQTPEPYARDAEAADLAQFLLSFPDEYLLPGQITDTRIVETIQRIQEAIYGKAKETMPMKVVIEVDEAIDVPAERAPRGETDPLLCQLDERLRTMLVGLSNEARPFESNTPANLLSTSNPS; encoded by the coding sequence ATGACCGTCATCCTCGATCGTCCCTACGAATTTGTGCCTCCCTACCACGGGAATCTGTGGCCGACGATGATCCAAAAGCTTCGCTTGATCGACCGCCATCTCGCCCGCCGAGAAAACGTCATCGATTGCGAAATCCGGCATGCGGATCGCTTCGCGGAATCAATCGCTGCCGGGCACAGCGTTTTGCTAACCCCGAATCACTGCCGTTACGCTGATCCCATCGTCTTGGGATGGCTCGGACGGGAGGTGAACACGCACCTTTTCGCGATGGCATCATGGCACCTGTTCAATACGACTTCCTTTGAAGCTTTTGCACTACGGCGAATGGGCGCCTTCAGCATTTTTCGTGAGGGCAATGATCGCCAAGCAATTGAAGCGGCCATCAATATTCTCATCAGCGGTGAACGTCCACTGATGCTCTTTCCCGAGGGCACGACCAACCGCACCAACGACCTTCTTAAACCGTTGCTGGAAGGTGTCACCTTCATTGCTCGTACAGCCGCTAAAAAACGTGCCAAGCTGAACGGCGGCCGTGTGGTCGTTCATCCCGTGGGCCTGAAATATCTTTGCATCGGTGATGCCTGCGCTTGGGCGGACGAACAGCTGCGCCAACTCGAACGAGCACTTAGCTGGCAACCGTCACCCAAGTCGCTCGCGCCCAACGACTTGCTCCCACGCTTGCTGCGTGTCTCCGAAGCCTATCTAGCACTCAAAGAGATCGAACACGTCGGTAAGGCTTCCGCTGGCGACCTTCGGCCACGCCGGGACGCGTTAATCGAGCACCTCCTTACCCAGTGTGAATCTCGTTACGACCTCAGTGTTCCCTCCACTGATGGCGTCCGTGACCGCGTCCGCCGAATTCGCTCGGCTGTTTCGACGACTTACTTCGCACTACCCGCCAGCGAACAAACCCCCGAACCGTACGCCCGTGATGCCGAGGCCGCGGACCTGGCTCAGTTCCTGTTGTCATTCCCCGACGAGTATTTGTTGCCGGGACAAATCACCGACACCCGCATCGTCGAAACGATCCAGCGGATCCAAGAAGCCATCTATGGGAAGGCAAAAGAAACCATGCCGATGAAAGTCGTCATCGAAGTCGACGAAGCCATCGACGTCCCCGCCGAACGCGCTCCGCGTGGTGAGACCGATCCACTGCTTTGCCAACTCGACGAGAGGTTGCGTACAATGCTAGTAGGACTGTCCAACGAAGCCCGCCCCTTTGAATCCAACACGCCGGCGAATTTGCTCTCCACATCCAATCCATCTTAG
- a CDS encoding superoxide dismutase [Ni], with protein sequence MFRSRIAPMVTALLVSAALTASVAQAHCQVPCGIYGDQLRFQQMLEDEHTISKAQISVNELAGQSLDAQGHNQLTRWITTKEEHAQRIQDTIAAYFLAQRIKPDSANYTETLTAAHQVIIQAMKCKQSADPETAKALEKSIFQLYRAYEGKEPTFEHSH encoded by the coding sequence ATGTTTCGATCTCGAATCGCACCGATGGTTACTGCTTTGCTCGTTTCGGCTGCCCTGACCGCTTCGGTTGCTCAGGCTCACTGCCAAGTTCCGTGCGGAATTTACGGCGATCAGCTTCGCTTTCAGCAGATGCTTGAGGACGAACACACGATTTCAAAGGCTCAAATCTCGGTCAATGAGCTTGCTGGTCAATCGCTTGATGCCCAGGGCCACAACCAACTGACCCGCTGGATTACGACGAAAGAAGAACACGCTCAGCGAATTCAGGACACGATTGCGGCTTATTTCCTGGCCCAACGCATTAAGCCTGATTCCGCCAATTACACCGAAACTCTGACCGCCGCCCACCAGGTGATCATTCAGGCGATGAAGTGCAAGCAGTCCGCCGACCCGGAAACAGCGAAGGCGTTGGAAAAGTCCATCTTCCAACTGTACCGAGCATACGAAGGCAAAGAGCCCACGTTTGAACACAGCCACTAG
- a CDS encoding WD40 repeat domain-containing serine/threonine protein kinase: MDKPTRTIGEQSKVSEEDLTFGYTKRTDSTVVCPVRTFGVGDQIDRYVLQRKLGDGGFGQVWLANDSRLDRDVAIKLPHRPLRSDSREAKRFCREAETAAKLAHPNLIPVLDAVLDAELAYIVSEYCPGPTLAQWNRERVDLPSPHIALLIVAQLADALRGAHQRGLIHRDIKPSNIILGDADTKNPVPRLTDFGLARAMSDESDTRMGTLIGSGPYMSPEQASGNTEDHGPHSDVHGLGLVLYELLTGLTPFASNNEVDTIQRVISQDPPSVRYLRPELSRDISAVCQRCLEKNPKRRYHDAGELYDDLQRILQGCPPLARPVGRLGRVQRWASRNKLVAGLTMFAAASLVLAIAGLAAFAIVSERHAQRSETQAAMLQDALIIAEQQRQLAEAQRTEALNQRNVAERTRRKWRGSSYTSDVSAAYLWFNGGHYGEARRLLDRQVPATGEEDLRDFEWWLLDAKLLDCYAYLGSHRDGADGCCFLDDEATLVTGGNDGNLVFWDVPSGKQKHQLTGLKDRLDVVAPSPSGNLFISSPEFLWFGRSVNEIDRETGRVIDVLHSHPTTIETVHTSRDGSVIASGSRYESIRCWLAKEKRSVTIQNRLRNECFALSQDGKRLATGMLGEPVLRVYDTHTGDVLDEKPLKSSVVKTCRSCENPWFGYTIRSVDGVGITRFDDMSESVWLPTQSYSGTLAFSADDRFLVVGSSRAGLDVFERVLDSTKLDQPMLPDYQPVASVAGIGGVVENLVVSRDGDIHTLTHSGSVERFSPLLNQSKAALVDTYPAHGYQRSLHPRADFLLTKRGYLEVALDSTANSNADAEVAEHLVDVAVPRAVDQSKQPTRLLAEFGILKSIAVSDDGLRLAAITRNKKCVVAALSMGSDGKVIATNQRVFNLPDVEPLERGLGLAVFSSSGRYLVCSLDRHKFYCFDLDRDQDKPLFSRNYENQQESLDISPDEQFWVCSGLTGLEVLEIETQKSLFLNPDLKSPQQVCFHPDGTKICVGMDDGTILVMDSRTGRHEFSLHGINSNGEHNGSVDRFEFYADNRMAVVCGTGEVQFWDWDQRLQLGGLEVLKPKRHISDWLDLCWDQERQEMILGYYDGRKVEVYRWGTRSSKPSTH; this comes from the coding sequence ATGGACAAGCCCACCAGGACGATTGGTGAACAATCCAAAGTCAGCGAAGAAGATCTGACTTTTGGTTACACCAAGCGAACGGATTCGACAGTTGTCTGTCCAGTTCGCACCTTTGGTGTCGGCGACCAAATCGATCGTTACGTTTTGCAACGGAAGTTGGGGGATGGCGGATTCGGCCAAGTTTGGCTCGCCAACGATTCTCGGCTGGATCGTGATGTGGCGATCAAGTTACCACATCGGCCGCTACGGTCAGATTCGCGAGAAGCCAAGCGGTTTTGTCGTGAAGCGGAAACTGCAGCTAAGTTGGCACACCCGAACTTGATCCCGGTTCTGGATGCGGTGCTTGACGCCGAACTCGCATACATCGTTTCAGAATACTGCCCCGGCCCCACGTTGGCGCAGTGGAATCGTGAGCGAGTGGATTTGCCGTCGCCGCACATTGCACTGTTGATTGTCGCTCAGTTGGCGGACGCGCTGCGAGGGGCGCACCAGCGAGGCTTGATCCATCGAGACATCAAGCCATCGAATATCATTTTGGGCGATGCCGATACGAAAAATCCCGTGCCACGACTGACCGATTTCGGTCTCGCTCGAGCGATGAGTGACGAGTCGGATACTCGCATGGGCACGCTGATCGGAAGTGGCCCGTACATGTCACCCGAACAGGCCTCGGGCAACACCGAGGACCATGGACCGCACTCGGATGTCCATGGTTTGGGATTGGTTTTGTACGAGCTCTTAACGGGGCTCACGCCATTTGCTTCAAACAACGAAGTGGACACGATCCAGCGGGTGATTAGCCAGGATCCGCCGTCGGTTCGCTATTTGCGTCCTGAACTTTCCCGAGACATTAGCGCCGTTTGTCAGCGGTGTTTGGAGAAGAATCCGAAGCGACGCTATCACGATGCTGGAGAGTTGTACGACGACCTGCAACGGATTTTACAAGGGTGTCCTCCGCTCGCTCGACCGGTTGGCCGACTGGGCCGTGTCCAGCGCTGGGCTTCACGAAACAAATTGGTCGCGGGACTGACGATGTTTGCCGCCGCGAGCCTGGTCTTAGCGATTGCGGGGTTGGCCGCATTTGCAATTGTTTCGGAAAGACACGCCCAGCGTAGCGAGACGCAAGCTGCAATGCTCCAGGATGCGCTGATCATTGCGGAGCAACAACGTCAACTCGCCGAAGCTCAGCGTACTGAAGCGTTGAACCAACGCAATGTCGCGGAACGAACTCGGCGGAAGTGGCGTGGTTCTAGCTATACCAGTGATGTTTCGGCGGCTTATTTGTGGTTTAACGGAGGCCATTACGGTGAAGCTCGGCGGTTACTGGATAGGCAAGTTCCAGCCACGGGTGAAGAGGATCTGAGAGACTTTGAGTGGTGGTTGCTCGATGCCAAGCTGCTCGATTGTTATGCCTATTTGGGGAGTCATCGCGATGGGGCTGATGGATGCTGTTTTCTTGATGACGAAGCGACGTTGGTCACCGGTGGCAACGATGGGAATTTAGTTTTTTGGGATGTGCCATCTGGAAAGCAAAAGCATCAGCTGACCGGGCTGAAAGACCGACTGGATGTCGTTGCCCCATCGCCCTCGGGAAACCTCTTCATTTCGAGTCCAGAGTTTTTATGGTTCGGACGCAGTGTCAACGAAATTGATCGTGAAACGGGGCGTGTGATTGATGTTTTGCACTCGCATCCCACGACGATCGAAACCGTTCACACGAGTCGCGACGGAAGTGTCATTGCTTCGGGATCACGATACGAGTCCATCCGATGCTGGTTAGCGAAGGAGAAACGCTCTGTCACGATTCAGAATCGCTTGCGAAATGAGTGTTTTGCCTTGTCCCAAGATGGAAAAAGACTGGCGACAGGAATGCTTGGAGAGCCTGTCTTGCGAGTATACGATACACACACGGGAGACGTGCTCGACGAGAAACCACTCAAGTCTTCCGTGGTGAAAACGTGTCGCTCTTGTGAAAATCCGTGGTTTGGATACACCATTCGCAGCGTCGACGGAGTTGGAATTACTCGTTTTGATGATATGAGTGAGTCGGTATGGCTTCCAACACAATCTTACTCGGGGACTTTGGCATTTTCAGCTGACGACCGATTCCTGGTGGTTGGAAGCAGTCGCGCAGGTCTGGACGTTTTTGAGCGAGTTTTGGATTCAACAAAACTCGATCAGCCTATGCTTCCTGATTACCAACCGGTGGCGAGTGTGGCTGGGATTGGCGGCGTCGTTGAAAATCTTGTTGTCAGTCGCGACGGAGACATTCACACACTGACTCACTCGGGGAGTGTGGAGCGATTCTCGCCCCTTCTCAATCAAAGCAAGGCCGCATTGGTCGACACCTACCCAGCACATGGTTACCAACGATCTCTGCATCCGCGTGCGGACTTTTTGTTGACCAAGCGAGGCTATTTGGAAGTCGCCCTGGATAGTACGGCGAATTCAAACGCGGACGCGGAGGTTGCTGAACACCTTGTCGATGTTGCCGTGCCACGTGCGGTGGATCAATCCAAGCAACCCACACGACTGCTTGCCGAGTTCGGTATTCTGAAATCCATCGCAGTCAGCGATGATGGTTTGCGATTAGCCGCTATCACCAGAAACAAAAAATGCGTTGTTGCTGCGTTATCGATGGGCAGCGATGGGAAAGTGATTGCAACGAATCAGCGAGTTTTCAACTTGCCGGATGTTGAGCCGCTAGAACGAGGCTTGGGGCTGGCGGTGTTTTCGAGTTCAGGTCGATACTTGGTGTGTTCGCTCGACAGACATAAGTTTTATTGCTTCGATTTGGATCGGGACCAGGACAAGCCGCTGTTTTCACGTAATTATGAAAACCAGCAAGAATCGCTGGACATTTCACCGGACGAGCAGTTCTGGGTTTGCAGTGGCTTAACTGGCTTAGAAGTTCTGGAAATCGAAACTCAGAAATCACTTTTCTTAAATCCTGATCTGAAGTCGCCTCAGCAAGTTTGCTTCCATCCCGATGGCACAAAGATCTGTGTTGGAATGGATGACGGGACGATTTTGGTCATGGACTCCCGGACGGGCAGGCATGAATTTAGCTTGCACGGCATTAATTCCAATGGCGAGCACAACGGGTCGGTTGATCGGTTTGAATTCTATGCTGATAACCGGATGGCGGTCGTCTGTGGAACTGGCGAAGTGCAGTTCTGGGATTGGGATCAACGACTTCAGTTGGGCGGCTTAGAGGTTCTCAAACCCAAGAGGCATATTTCTGACTGGTTGGATCTGTGTTGGGACCAAGAGCGACAGGAAATGATTTTAGGTTACTATGATGGCCGGAAAGTCGAGGTTTATCGCTGGGGTACGCGATCGTCGAAGCCGAGCACTCATTGA
- a CDS encoding DUF1559 domain-containing protein produces the protein MSFIQIQSLRQTLLRRDLKQEKQGFTLVELLVTIAIIAILIGLLLPAVQSAREAARRMQCSNRMKQLGLGIANYHSAFGRLPRSWWLDVPPKAFNGKVWGITILPFIEQQALFEQYDHNRLPVNELSPANVTLVQSGLNDFVCPSSPGNTDSRRYDFSAASVGLPLTASQLAPCDYSPTSGVLGEYADLAFGKDFPSDGREGAMLSLTPFDSGSPNNLVCAYKSILDGLSNTFLLGERTGGPDIYSGRRLDPISTGLLAEVNGGGWGDLVGGDHWLQGSDPAGLKWVGGMKPTGGSCAINCTNARTYGYYSFHSGGCFFLVADGAVTFYTETVDAKVLASHITRRNHEVIEE, from the coding sequence ATGTCGTTTATACAGATTCAGTCCTTGCGGCAAACGCTATTGAGGCGTGATTTGAAGCAGGAAAAGCAGGGTTTTACGCTGGTTGAGTTGTTGGTCACGATCGCGATTATTGCGATTTTGATCGGACTGCTATTGCCCGCCGTCCAGTCAGCCCGGGAGGCGGCCAGGCGGATGCAGTGCAGCAACCGGATGAAGCAGCTTGGGCTGGGAATCGCAAATTACCATTCCGCCTTTGGCCGATTGCCCCGATCTTGGTGGCTGGACGTGCCGCCCAAGGCTTTTAACGGCAAGGTATGGGGGATCACGATTTTGCCATTTATCGAACAACAGGCGTTGTTTGAGCAATACGATCACAACCGGTTGCCTGTCAATGAATTGAGCCCTGCCAACGTGACGCTGGTGCAGTCGGGGTTGAACGACTTTGTTTGCCCGTCGTCGCCCGGGAATACGGATTCCCGACGGTATGATTTTTCGGCGGCCTCGGTTGGCTTGCCTTTGACGGCGTCGCAACTGGCGCCTTGCGATTATTCACCGACCTCGGGAGTGCTCGGTGAATACGCGGACCTTGCTTTTGGCAAAGACTTTCCGTCGGACGGACGCGAAGGAGCCATGCTATCGCTGACACCCTTCGATTCAGGATCACCGAACAACTTAGTTTGTGCCTACAAGTCGATTCTTGACGGCCTGTCCAATACGTTCTTGTTGGGCGAAAGAACCGGTGGGCCTGACATTTACAGTGGTAGGCGACTGGATCCCATTTCAACGGGATTGTTGGCTGAAGTGAATGGGGGTGGTTGGGGCGACTTGGTTGGTGGCGATCATTGGCTGCAAGGATCGGACCCAGCCGGTTTGAAGTGGGTTGGCGGTATGAAGCCAACGGGCGGATCGTGTGCAATCAACTGCACTAATGCTCGTACCTATGGGTACTACAGTTTCCATTCCGGTGGCTGTTTCTTTCTGGTCGCCGATGGGGCGGTTACTTTCTACACGGAAACGGTGGATGCCAAAGTATTGGCAAGCCACATCACGCGTCGTAACCATGAAGTGATCGAAGAATAG
- a CDS encoding DUF6690 family protein has product MIGSRVGKVAVLAVAAGTPYVAQETQWGRDTTASISQSIQTSSVPTPWGSSAGEPSPGGSTQPAGSDRYPVHAHRQVETLRPVSSVRYRYDETLARKLGAMPAEKEAAPSLAGNNVEDIRQALRFDLTPPAILNRFSRVSTVLADLQLEGLRVPVVTGTRADDLAGTLTYYFDKSGKIQRINLHGFTGDTQRMVQTLTEHYGLQAEPALDAGVFTRRWNGIPVHLLRITHAPVVFSDAVHQKYTVFLELNQPNLQYGISEEARRIVQSDRWTGRW; this is encoded by the coding sequence ATGATTGGCTCGCGAGTTGGAAAGGTAGCCGTCCTGGCTGTCGCTGCGGGCACTCCGTACGTCGCCCAAGAAACGCAATGGGGACGTGATACAACGGCATCCATATCGCAGTCCATCCAAACCAGCAGCGTCCCAACGCCTTGGGGAAGTTCAGCAGGCGAACCCAGCCCCGGCGGCTCGACTCAGCCCGCCGGGTCGGACCGCTACCCAGTTCACGCGCACCGACAAGTAGAAACCCTTCGACCGGTTTCTTCAGTTCGCTACCGTTACGACGAAACACTCGCCCGCAAACTCGGCGCGATGCCAGCGGAAAAGGAAGCGGCTCCCTCATTGGCGGGCAACAACGTCGAGGACATTCGGCAAGCCCTCCGGTTCGACCTGACGCCGCCCGCCATTCTCAATCGCTTTTCACGCGTCAGCACGGTCCTCGCCGACCTGCAACTCGAAGGCTTACGAGTCCCAGTGGTCACCGGCACCCGAGCTGATGACCTTGCCGGGACACTGACCTATTACTTCGATAAGTCCGGCAAAATTCAACGCATCAACCTGCACGGATTCACTGGCGATACACAACGCATGGTCCAAACGCTCACCGAGCACTACGGCTTGCAAGCCGAACCTGCGCTCGATGCCGGCGTCTTTACCCGACGTTGGAACGGAATCCCCGTCCACCTGTTGCGGATCACCCACGCCCCCGTTGTCTTCAGCGACGCCGTGCACCAGAAATACACCGTGTTCCTGGAACTCAATCAACCCAATCTGCAATACGGCATCAGTGAAGAAGCACGCCGCATTGTCCAAAGCGATCGCTGGACGGGCCGTTGGTAA